A DNA window from Nerophis lumbriciformis linkage group LG03, RoL_Nlum_v2.1, whole genome shotgun sequence contains the following coding sequences:
- the LOC133575539 gene encoding transcription factor HES-1-A-like — translation MPSGTLERTSSSVAAATPSGNSTPETPRSQTVSRKSSKPIMEKRRRARINESLAHLKTLILDALKKDSSRHSKLEKADILEMTVKHLRNLQRLQMTVSTDTSILGKYRTGFSECMGEVTRFLSTCDEVNSEVRNRLLSHLTGCVSQMNGVNCYAPHAGPPGPRQTGAQVAAAPALHVACKSSSQTRGLDPEDMKLHGTFQVVPTPDGHFAFLVPSAAVTPVGAQRSHYMSPCAPPVTSDSVWRPW, via the exons ATGCCATCCGGTACTTTGGAACGGACTTCTTCCTCCGTGGCTGCCGCCACCCCGAGTGGAAACTCCACGCCTGAGACACCGCGCAGTCAGACAGTGAGCAGAAAG TCATCCAAGCCAATTATGGAGAAGCGAAGACGCGCGAGAATCAATGAGAGTTTGGCTCACCTGAAGACGCTCATTTTGGACGCGCTCAAGAAAGAT AGCTCCAGACACTCCAAACTAGAGAAGGCAGATATTCTTGAGATGACTGTGAAACACCTCAGAAACCTGCAGCGACTTCAGATGACAG TGAGCACAGATACGTCCATCCTGGGTAAATACAGAACCGGTTTCAGCGAGTGCATGGGCGAGGTCACCCGCTTCCTGTCCACGTGCGATGAGGTCAACTCAGAGGTGAGGAACCGTCTCCTCAGCCACCTGACGGGCTGCGTGTCACAGATGAACGGCGTGAACTGCTACGCACCTCACGCAGGCCCGCCAGGTCCCCGACAGACCGGAGCCCAGGTCGCGGCCGCACCCGCCCTTCACGTCGCTTGTAAAAGCAGCTCGCAGACGCGTGGCCTTGACCCGGAAGACATGAAGCTTCACGGCACCTTCCAGGTGGTTCCTACCCCTGATGGACACTTTGCCTTTCTTGTTCCCAGTGCAGCTGTCACACCTGTAGGTGCGCAAAGAAGCCATTACATGTCTCCCTGTGCACCCCCAGTCACCTCAGACTCTGTGTGGAGACCCTGGTAG